The Pontibacter korlensis sequence ACACTATCAGCACAATCTTGGAATTCGGCACCCAGCGCGACACATTCTTTTCATACTCTACCACATCTTTAAAATTGTAGCGCACCAGCTCCATCCGGCCCAGGTCCTCTACAGAGGTAAGTATGGTATTGTAGTTCACTACTACTTCCGGCTCCTTCTTTTCCGGTTTATTGAAGTATTCATTGAAAGTGCGCCACAGGAATATGCCAAGCGCAACAAGTATAACCCAAGGAACGAGTTTGATTAGAAAGCGAAGTAAGGGCATTTAGTGCTTTATCTGTTTTTAGGTACAGATACGCAGTTACAAAGATTGTGCTACAAATTTATACTACACCTGCACCCCCAGTCGCTCTTTAAAGCCAACATTGCCTTGCAGGCCACCTGTATGCACTGCCACAATGGTGCTGCCTCGCTTAAAATAGCCTTTCCTGATCAGGTCGAACAGGCCGTAGAACATCTTCCCTGTATAAACCGGCTCCAACGGAATGTAGTGCTGCTGCTTAAATTGCTCCATAAAAGCTATCAGCTCCGGCTTTATTTTAGCATAGCCCCCGAAATGATAATCCGTAATGAGCTGCCAATTGCTGTAGCTTTGCCCACCATAAGCTATTACCAGCTCCTCTACCTCCTGTTGCAGAAACTCCCCGCCTTTCAGTGCCGGAAAACCCAGCACCTGCTTCTCTCCTTCCAGGCTAGCTACAATGCCTGCCAATGTTCCACCAGTACCTGCGGCGCAGCAGATGTAATCATACTCAAGGGGAATGTCCTGCACAATTTCGGTGCAGCCTTTTACGGCCAGCAAATTGGTACCACCCTCGGGCAGCAGGTATACCTTACCAAACTGCCTTTGAAGCTCTTCCAGAAAATCAGGTTCGTTTTTTAGCCTGTATTTTTCGCGGCTGATGTAGTGCAGCTGCATACCACAGGAAGTGGCAAAGCTTAGGGTAGGGTTAAGTGGCAGGTGCTCTTCGCCCCGGATTATACCGATGGTGTTAAAGCCATACTCTCTACCAGCTGCTGCCGTGGCGGCAATATGGTTAGAATAAGCTCCTCCAAAAGTCAGCAAGGTGTCGTATCCCTGCTGCTTTGCCTCCTGCAGGTTATACTTTAGTTTGCGCCACTTATTGCCCGAAATGTGCGGGTGCAGCAGGTCTTCTCGTTTAACCCACAGCGTAACGCTCTGTTCCTGCAACAGGCTATCTTCTAACTTCTGCAAAGGTGCTTCTCCCATACTTGTCAAAAATGGTAAAAAAGAAGCCCCGGCAATAACCGAGGCTCTATTTTATACTTTAAGAACTTCTTGAATCAGGATGTAAGGCCAAAAGTTAGGATGGATACTTTTAATCCTCCCCCACTTTCTGACCTTCTAACTCTTTAACTTTCTAACTTACTACTATACTTTCTCCACAATAGTCTCTTCAACTGGCTTTTTCTTAACGCCATAGAAGATAGCACCAACTACTACTAAAAGCAGCAAGATCGAGGAAATCAGCGATACAGTATTACCAGTATAGTAAGACTGTGGCGCGAACTTAAACTCTATAGTATGCTTACCAGCTGGCACCTCCATAGCGCGTAATACATAGTTAGCACGGAAATGATCTACTGGCTCGCCATCAAGATAAGCTTGCCACCCTTCTGGGTAGTAGATTTCGGAGAATACTACCAGCCCCTCTTTCGCAGCATGATACTCATACTTGAGGTAATTCGGCTCATACTCTACTAACTTAATGTTGGCGCTATCGGTGCTGAAATAGCGGCGCTCTATTGGGAATTTGTTCACGTCCACCACGGCAGTAGAACCTGCATCAAACATCGTCAGTGCATTCAACTCCTCGTCCGGCGACTGCACTGGCTGTACTTCTTCTACAAACCAGGCATTTCCTAAAGCATCCGGTATGCGCTGCACCGGCTGTTTTTGATCTCCTGTAATGGCATAGCGGGTGTTCAGCATGCGTAGCACTTCCAGGTTATTCTGCGAAATGTGGCGGTCTATCAGATCCTGGTAGCGACGCAGCTTAGCTCCGTGGTAGCCTCCTACCGATTTATGAAAGTATGAAGTACGGGCATCGTTAAACGGATTAGGCAGATTGATGACACGGTAGCTCAGGCCCCTTTCCTTATCCTGCGTATCCTGCAGAATCATTTGGTCTGCTGGAGTTGGCTGGAAGAAGTTAGCCTCCACTTGGCGCTCAAAGTCACCGTTGTTCAGGTAACGCTGATCTACTGCCCACAGGTCTACAAGCACCAATATTCCTACACCCGCAATAGCTACATTAGCAGAAAGTTTATTCTTAACATAGAAGTACAGCAATGCTGCTGCCAGCACTATGAAAGCAAATGAGCGGAAGGCATCGGAACGCATCATGCTCTCGCGGTCAGCACGGATAGCATCTATCGGGAACTGCGCCTGTATCAGTCTCTGGTCGGTTTCTGACATGAAGCTGGCAGTACCGGCAAACAGCCATACCAGCAAACAAATGCCTGCAGTTATACCTCCAGAGATCAGCAGCTTCTTATCTAGGTCTTTTATTTGGCTACGCTCGTTAATCAGCTTCCACAAAGCAAGTATAGCCAGGAACGGAATAGTGATTTGGGCAATAACTAGCGCCGACGACACTGCCCTGAACTTGTTGTAGAGCGGGAAGTGATCGAACATAAAGTAGTTGAACGCTTCGAAATTCTTACCCCAGGCCAGTACGATAGAAAGAATGGTACCTGCTACCAACCAGCTTGTCCAGCGGCGGTCTACTATAAACAGACCTAGCACAAACAGGAATACTACAATAGCACCTACATACACAGGCCCGCTTGTCATTGGCTGCGGCCCCCAGTACATTGGCAAACCTTGCTTTACCAATTGCTCTGCCTGCGCAGGTGCGGCGCCCATTTTAAGAAAAGCATTGTATGTTTCAGAATCCGTATCGAGCGGGGCACTGCTGCTGCCACCGTAGAAGTCAGGGATTAGCAGCGTCATAGTTTCACTAACACCGTAGCTCCAGTTAAAGGCATACTCACGGTCAAGGCCACTGCCTACATCATTGCCGCTATTTGGCTGCGTAAGCTCTGACTTACCACGTATACTGAACTCGCTATACTCAGCAGTAGTGTACAATCTTCCAAAGTTCACGCCTACAGCAAGTATGGCAGCTACCAAAAGCACAACCCCGTGCTTCAGCAGCTCTGCAAAAGTGCCATTCTTAAAAGCATATATGATTTCCACCACAGCAAATACCAGCACCAGCAGCAGCATGTAGTACGTCATCTGCAGGTGGTTGAAGTGCAGGTTCATGGTGAGGCCTACGGCAAACAGGGCAGCACCAATCCAGAGGTTCTTGCGCAGCGCGTAAATAAGGCCTGCCAACACCATCGGGATGTAAGCTATGGTCAGGGACTTAGTGTTGTGCCCTGCCTCTAAAATGATGAGGTTATAAGAAGTAAAGGAAAAAGCCACTGCGCCTATGATGGCTAGCCAGGTGCTCATACCCATGGCCACCAAGAGTATATAGGCGCAGATAAGTGTAATAAAGATATTCCCCGCCAGGGCTGGCAGGTCGAAAGTCAGTACTTTATGAATATAGCCTGACCAGTCTCCAGGAAAGTGCGTCTGGATAAGGTAAGCTGGCATACCTCCAAACATGGAGTTAGTCCAGAGGGCTTCTTCGCCAGTACGTTCACGGTAATCCTGTATCTCTTTGGCACCGCCCTTAAACTGCAGGATGTCGTGCTGAGCAAGGCCTTTATCCTGGAAAAGCACCGGCGAAAAGTATACCGCCGTCAGAATCAGGAAAACTAGTACTGCGATGGCATGTGGTAGCACATCGCGTTTAAAGTTGAAGGAAGTTGTCATATCTTTCAAAAACCCAAAATAGAGTTTGAAAGATAGGAGTTTTATTTCACTTCTTCATAATCCACATACTCCCCGCCATTGAAAGTCTTGCGCTCTGGCTGCTCCGGAATATAGTCTATCTTAACATTGCCTTTGGCACGGCCATTTTCATTTTGCCTATGCTGCTGTGCCTGGCCTTGCTGATGCATGTTAGAATAAAAGAAGGTGCCATTGCGCATTTTCTTCTTGATAAACATCCCCAACAGCCACCTAAGCAATGCAGGTGCAACCATTCGAATGAAGAAAATTATGAGCAATGTAGTGAATATGAACTTGATCATCGTGATGCTTTCTCTTTTGGGTAATGCATACTGCAAAAACAGTACCTATACTTCTATACAACTCCTTTGCCAGGCTTTTGTTATCTGACTTTTTGGCGTATGTGCAGCAAAGATAAGGAGTATAGTTCTGAAATGCAGGTTTGTGTAGCTTAGTTCCGGTGCGGCAAGCTGGTTCATACCTTACACCTGTACTTTTAACGATAGAGAGCAAAAAGCAAAAGGGGCACATGCTGTACATATGCCCCTTTTGCTTTACCTGCCGCTAAGGGCTCTATACTATTTCCCCTTTCCAAAGCTGGCCTGCAAACCAATAGAAGGTATAAAGGTAAAACCGGAAAAGCTGTAAGAGCTGCTGTTTAGTAGCTTATAACTACCGTAGTTTTGATAGTACATGGTGATGGCCGGCAAGATGTAAATGTACTTAAAGCCTAGCTTTGCATTGACGAACAGACCAAAAGACCCAAAGCTGTTCTTCTCCATTAGCGGATTTACTTTCTCAACCTCGGTCCCATACTTCTGGAAAAGCCTGCCTGGCTCAAAGCCATACTTCACGGAGGTGTAATTGTATACCGCTCCGAACGCAACGCTGCCTTTCTCCTCTTCCACTCCAAACGATTTACTAAAAATGATCGGCACTGTTACATCACGGCGTTTTGCAGTAAACTGGAGTAATGGCTGCAGCTTGTCCAGAAACAACTTATCAATCCACTCAGAACTTTGCCCCGCGTACTGTAAGCCTACACTACCATACCACTCCCCGGCTTCAGCACCGATACCAGGATTATCTGGCGTGCCTGTCGGGCCTAAGAACTGGTACTGCGTATCAAAAACGTGTACACCCGAAGCATACTTGTATCCTACGTCCACACGCCTGGCTATACCATAGCGAATGTAAAAGTCAAAGGTTGGCCCCACCGGATCTAGGGAGTATGCCAGCATAGCTTTTGTGGCAGCCTCTACTTCATCATCATAGTATACAGAATCTCTCTTAGCAATGGCGTCCACAGCCGCTTTACCAATATCGTCGAGCTGGCCAATTGGCTCTGTAGCAATGTTGCCGCCAAAGTTCAGTCCTACTTTAAACTTGCCTGTGGCCGTAACTTTGCCAGAGTTAATTACTGCGCGTGGGGCTGTACAGCTCACCACTGACACCAACAACAGCACAAGCATACATGCCTTGTGCACTAAAGCTGTAGAAAAGCGCATCCGTTTCCTGTAAAAATGTTCCTTATGGTTTTGAGAGATAGAAACCCGCTGATTTTTGGTGTAGCGGGGGAGACTGCCTGTACAGAGAAACTATACTTTGCAAATCGCCGTTCCTTCTTACACAAAGCTACAGAAACGGCAAGCTCATTTACAATACGTCAACAAAATATTCGGAAACCGATATAAAATAAAAGCGCCCTCGTAATGGAAGGCGCTTTCTTAAACATGTATGGAGTGAGCTTTTATTTACTCAGGTATAAGTTACGCTCAGAATATACTTTTGT is a genomic window containing:
- a CDS encoding 1-aminocyclopropane-1-carboxylate deaminase/D-cysteine desulfhydrase; translation: MQKLEDSLLQEQSVTLWVKREDLLHPHISGNKWRKLKYNLQEAKQQGYDTLLTFGGAYSNHIAATAAAGREYGFNTIGIIRGEEHLPLNPTLSFATSCGMQLHYISREKYRLKNEPDFLEELQRQFGKVYLLPEGGTNLLAVKGCTEIVQDIPLEYDYICCAAGTGGTLAGIVASLEGEKQVLGFPALKGGEFLQQEVEELVIAYGGQSYSNWQLITDYHFGGYAKIKPELIAFMEQFKQQHYIPLEPVYTGKMFYGLFDLIRKGYFKRGSTIVAVHTGGLQGNVGFKERLGVQV
- a CDS encoding DUF4834 family protein; this encodes MIKFIFTTLLIIFFIRMVAPALLRWLLGMFIKKKMRNGTFFYSNMHQQGQAQQHRQNENGRAKGNVKIDYIPEQPERKTFNGGEYVDYEEVK
- a CDS encoding YfhO family protein; this encodes MTTSFNFKRDVLPHAIAVLVFLILTAVYFSPVLFQDKGLAQHDILQFKGGAKEIQDYRERTGEEALWTNSMFGGMPAYLIQTHFPGDWSGYIHKVLTFDLPALAGNIFITLICAYILLVAMGMSTWLAIIGAVAFSFTSYNLIILEAGHNTKSLTIAYIPMVLAGLIYALRKNLWIGAALFAVGLTMNLHFNHLQMTYYMLLLVLVFAVVEIIYAFKNGTFAELLKHGVVLLVAAILAVGVNFGRLYTTAEYSEFSIRGKSELTQPNSGNDVGSGLDREYAFNWSYGVSETMTLLIPDFYGGSSSAPLDTDSETYNAFLKMGAAPAQAEQLVKQGLPMYWGPQPMTSGPVYVGAIVVFLFVLGLFIVDRRWTSWLVAGTILSIVLAWGKNFEAFNYFMFDHFPLYNKFRAVSSALVIAQITIPFLAILALWKLINERSQIKDLDKKLLISGGITAGICLLVWLFAGTASFMSETDQRLIQAQFPIDAIRADRESMMRSDAFRSFAFIVLAAALLYFYVKNKLSANVAIAGVGILVLVDLWAVDQRYLNNGDFERQVEANFFQPTPADQMILQDTQDKERGLSYRVINLPNPFNDARTSYFHKSVGGYHGAKLRRYQDLIDRHISQNNLEVLRMLNTRYAITGDQKQPVQRIPDALGNAWFVEEVQPVQSPDEELNALTMFDAGSTAVVDVNKFPIERRYFSTDSANIKLVEYEPNYLKYEYHAAKEGLVVFSEIYYPEGWQAYLDGEPVDHFRANYVLRAMEVPAGKHTIEFKFAPQSYYTGNTVSLISSILLLLVVVGAIFYGVKKKPVEETIVEKV